A single region of the Biomaibacter acetigenes genome encodes:
- the spoIIGA gene encoding sigma-E processing peptidase SpoIIGA codes for MVIYLDMVFLINLLMNFLILLFVAIVLNLKKNFFRIFLGAAAGCIFLLSIVLPHFPVFQSLPFKIALSAAMILVSFQPHSFKDFIKILGFFYLISFMVGGGAFALFYFYNLKDTFLNSMLLINNISVPWWILLVSSFMLFLFFKLLWPLVYRMLSKDTLLVPMTVTFDEKSLEIKALIDTGNNLHDPISDFPVVIVEFEAVKDLFSTDLQAALMKGAEENLQYMGELISGSKWATRFRVIPFESIGKSKGLMIGFKPDMITVIFNNKILEIKDAILGIYQRILSPDGTYRALLNPDLLNE; via the coding sequence ATGGTCATATATTTGGATATGGTATTTTTAATAAACCTGCTGATGAATTTTTTGATTCTGTTGTTTGTGGCGATTGTTCTAAATCTAAAAAAAAATTTCTTCAGAATCTTTTTGGGAGCGGCAGCGGGATGTATATTTCTGCTTTCCATTGTGTTGCCGCATTTTCCGGTTTTTCAAAGCCTTCCCTTTAAAATAGCCCTGTCGGCGGCAATGATATTGGTGAGTTTTCAACCACATAGTTTTAAGGATTTCATAAAAATTTTGGGTTTTTTTTATCTGATTTCCTTTATGGTGGGTGGAGGAGCCTTTGCGCTTTTTTACTTTTATAATTTAAAAGATACTTTTTTGAACAGTATGCTTTTAATAAATAATATTTCAGTACCATGGTGGATATTACTCGTTTCTTCTTTTATGCTGTTTTTATTTTTTAAGCTCCTCTGGCCTCTTGTTTACCGTATGCTTTCAAAAGATACACTGCTGGTGCCGATGACCGTTACCTTTGATGAAAAGAGCCTGGAAATCAAGGCACTGATTGATACCGGCAATAACCTGCATGACCCTATATCGGACTTTCCTGTAGTCATTGTAGAGTTTGAGGCAGTTAAAGACCTTTTCAGCACCGATTTACAGGCCGCATTGATGAAGGGAGCCGAAGAAAACCTTCAGTATATGGGAGAACTTATTTCGGGATCCAAATGGGCCACTAGATTTAGAGTAATTCCTTTTGAAAGCATAGGAAAAAGCAAGGGTCTTATGATTGGTTTCAAACCCGATATGATTACCGTAATTTTTAACAATAAAATCCTGGAAATAAAAGATGCAATTCTGGGTATTTACCAGAGGATTCTATCCCCCGATGGAACATATAGGGCTTTGTTAAATCCGGATTTATTAAATGAATAA
- the sigE gene encoding RNA polymerase sporulation sigma factor SigE: MFKFKKINLKLIIVRLLKQLGIYKKSLIYYIGGTEALPPPLSGEEEIFLLNKLVMGDMGVKSVLIERNLRLVVYIAKKFENTGVGIEDLVSIGTIGLIKAINTFDPNKKIKLATYASKCIENEILMYLRRNNKTRVEVSFDEPLNIDWDGNELLLSDILGTDNDMIYKCIEEEVDKELLDAAIKRLSKRERCIIKLRFGLNDGVEKTQKEVADLLGISQSYISRLEKRIIKRLKKEMVRMM; encoded by the coding sequence ATGTTTAAATTTAAAAAAATAAATTTAAAACTGATTATTGTTAGGCTGCTAAAACAACTCGGTATATATAAAAAGTCTCTCATTTATTACATCGGCGGAACGGAAGCGCTGCCGCCGCCGCTCAGCGGCGAAGAAGAAATTTTTCTGCTCAATAAGCTTGTCATGGGCGATATGGGAGTAAAAAGTGTCCTGATTGAGCGGAACCTCCGGCTTGTGGTTTATATAGCAAAGAAATTCGAGAACACAGGGGTGGGTATAGAAGATCTGGTCTCCATTGGAACCATTGGCCTTATAAAAGCCATAAATACCTTTGATCCAAACAAGAAAATCAAACTGGCCACCTATGCCTCGAAGTGCATAGAGAATGAAATTTTGATGTACCTGAGAAGGAACAACAAGACAAGAGTCGAGGTTTCCTTTGATGAACCCCTCAACATTGACTGGGATGGGAATGAACTCTTGCTGTCCGATATTCTCGGCACTGATAATGACATGATATATAAATGTATAGAGGAAGAAGTGGATAAAGAATTGCTGGATGCCGCAATAAAGCGGCTTTCAAAGAGGGAAAGATGTATTATCAAACTTCGTTTCGGTTTGAATGACGGCGTGGAAAAAACTCAAAAAGAAGTGGCTGACCTGCTGGGTATTTCTCAATCTTACATCTCACGCCTGGAAAAAAGAATAATTAAAAGGCTGAAAAAAGAAATGGTGAGAATGATGTAA